From one Rhodamnia argentea isolate NSW1041297 chromosome 1, ASM2092103v1, whole genome shotgun sequence genomic stretch:
- the LOC115747783 gene encoding 60S ribosomal protein L29-1-like, giving the protein MAKSKNHTAHNQSYKAHKNGIKKPRRHRHTSTKGMDPKFLRNQRYARKHNQKTEGASEEE; this is encoded by the exons ATGGCGAAGTCGAAGAATCACACCGCTCACAACCAGTCCTACAAGGCCCACAAGAACGGCATCAAGAAGCCGAGGAGGCACCGCCACACCTCCACCAAAGGG ATGGACCCTAAGTTCCTGAGGAACCAGAGGTACGCCAGGAAGCACAACCAGAAGACGGAAGGTGCATCTGAAGAAGAGTAG